A genomic window from Gemmatimonadaceae bacterium includes:
- a CDS encoding tetratricopeptide repeat protein, with amino-acid sequence MCRKSLLRIPPSLRSLLMLLLLQLLSPSVFSLPSQAPASPGAADFNAGMAHMRAGNPDRAERSFERAIEKEPRNGTYHLWLGNAVGQQAQNASVVRQPFMARRIRNSFERAVALDPNLLDARDGLIQFYLAAPSVMGGDVNKAREQQAEIAKRDVVRGHIAAANIAWHGRDTVATERALRAAVAAAPDSAAPVLSLGARQYNWGRPADAFATYEGFLRRHPQNIPVRYQYGRLAALTGENLTTAERHLRGILAVEEWPPNNFSPSKAAAHARLGDVLRRQGKRDEARAAYNTALGLDANLQLAKDGLRALN; translated from the coding sequence ATGTGCCGCAAGTCGCTGTTGCGCATCCCGCCGTCGCTGCGCTCGCTGCTGATGTTGCTGTTGTTGCAGTTGCTGTCCCCTTCCGTCTTCAGTCTTCCGTCCCAAGCGCCTGCTTCCCCCGGCGCCGCCGACTTCAACGCCGGGATGGCCCATATGCGCGCCGGCAACCCCGACCGCGCCGAGCGAAGCTTTGAGCGCGCCATCGAGAAAGAGCCGCGCAACGGCACCTACCATCTTTGGCTCGGTAACGCCGTCGGCCAGCAGGCCCAGAACGCCAGCGTCGTGCGGCAGCCGTTTATGGCGCGGCGCATTCGGAACTCTTTCGAGCGTGCGGTGGCGTTGGACCCCAACCTCCTCGACGCGCGCGACGGTCTGATTCAGTTCTACCTCGCCGCGCCGTCGGTGATGGGTGGCGACGTTAACAAGGCACGTGAGCAGCAGGCCGAGATCGCCAAGCGCGACGTCGTGCGTGGCCACATCGCCGCCGCGAACATCGCCTGGCACGGACGCGACACCGTGGCCACCGAACGCGCCCTCCGCGCCGCCGTGGCCGCGGCGCCCGACTCTGCCGCGCCGGTCTTGAGCCTCGGCGCACGCCAGTACAACTGGGGCCGACCGGCAGACGCCTTTGCCACGTACGAGGGATTCCTGCGGCGGCATCCGCAGAACATCCCAGTGCGCTACCAGTATGGGCGCCTCGCGGCGCTGACCGGCGAGAATCTGACCACCGCCGAGCGGCATCTGCGCGGTATTCTGGCGGTGGAGGAGTGGCCGCCAAACAACTTCTCGCCCAGCAAGGCCGCCGCCCACGCGCGACTCGGCGATGTGCTGCGGCGGCAGGGGAAGCGTGACGAAGCGCGGGCGGCGTACAACACTGCGCTGGGGCTCGACGCAAACTTGCAGCTCGCCAAGGACGGGCTGCGCGCGCTCAACTGA
- the pdxH gene encoding pyridoxamine 5'-phosphate oxidase — protein MDLTHLRQEYRHASLGRDDVDADPLLQFRRWFREAQEARVHEPNAMALATADADGAPNVRMVLLKEANERGFVFFTDYRSMKGLELGANARAALCFWWAPLERQVRIRGPIAKVSAEESAAYYVQRPRGSQLGAWASAQSSVIESRDALERRHAELAAQYPDAVPTPPHWGGYRLTPESYEFWQGRESRLHDRLRYRQTGKGWEIERLSP, from the coding sequence ATGGACCTCACTCACCTCCGGCAGGAGTACCGCCACGCCAGCCTCGGCCGCGACGATGTTGACGCGGATCCGTTGCTGCAGTTTCGGCGTTGGTTCCGCGAGGCGCAGGAGGCCAGGGTGCACGAGCCCAATGCGATGGCGCTGGCGACGGCCGACGCCGATGGGGCGCCGAATGTGCGGATGGTGTTGCTGAAAGAAGCCAATGAACGGGGCTTCGTCTTCTTCACCGACTATCGCTCGATGAAGGGGCTGGAACTGGGCGCGAATGCTCGGGCGGCGCTGTGCTTTTGGTGGGCGCCGCTGGAGCGGCAAGTGCGCATCCGCGGGCCGATCGCCAAGGTCAGCGCCGAGGAGTCGGCGGCGTACTACGTGCAGCGGCCGCGCGGATCGCAGCTGGGGGCGTGGGCGTCGGCGCAGAGCTCGGTGATCGAGAGTCGCGATGCGCTCGAACGGCGGCACGCCGAGTTGGCGGCGCAGTATCCTGATGCCGTGCCGACGCCGCCGCACTGGGGTGGGTATCGTCTCACGCCCGAGTCCTACGAGTTCTGGCAAGGCCGCGAGAGCCGGCTGCACGACCGGCTGCGGTACCGGCAGACGGGCAAGGGCTGGGAGATCGAGCGGCTGAGTCCCTAG
- a CDS encoding sigma-70 family RNA polymerase sigma factor yields MTEELAQSTEAHDAFSALALTALDDVYRFARSLTRDEADAEDVVQETYLRAFRSWQTFQMGTDVRRWLFTIARNVFLRSRERGQREVTLDDDGAEAVDAAQARTAWLRRGLDPLLARADLAPAINDALNAIPETFRSAVVLVDLEDQSYEDAAAVLGVPVGTVRSRLFRGRKLLQEQLLLHAQDLGIVPTPGPDGSH; encoded by the coding sequence GTGACCGAAGAACTTGCCCAATCCACCGAGGCGCACGACGCCTTCAGCGCCCTCGCGCTGACGGCGCTCGACGACGTCTATCGCTTTGCCCGCTCGCTGACCCGCGACGAGGCCGACGCCGAGGACGTCGTGCAGGAGACCTACCTGCGCGCCTTCCGCAGCTGGCAGACCTTCCAGATGGGCACCGACGTGCGCCGCTGGCTCTTCACCATCGCCCGCAACGTGTTCCTGCGCTCGCGCGAGCGCGGGCAGCGTGAGGTGACGCTCGACGACGACGGCGCCGAGGCCGTGGATGCGGCGCAGGCGCGCACCGCCTGGCTGCGCCGCGGGCTCGATCCGCTGCTCGCGCGCGCCGATCTCGCGCCCGCCATCAACGACGCGCTTAACGCCATCCCCGAGACCTTCCGCTCGGCGGTGGTGCTCGTGGACCTCGAAGACCAGTCCTACGAGGACGCCGCCGCCGTGCTCGGCGTGCCCGTCGGTACGGTGCGCTCGCGGCTCTTCCGCGGCCGCAAGCTGCTCCAGGAGCAGCTCCTGCTCCACGCCCAAGACCTTGGCATAGTCCCCACACCCGGCCCAGACGGGAGCCACTGA
- a CDS encoding zf-HC2 domain-containing protein: MTSHDDGAPIKDCRNAMDKLFDLLDGELTDSRERELRRHITSCPDCFTHHDFEQRFLAALHAAKSASCAPGSLRDKLMNALRAEGLTR, from the coding sequence ATGACGTCCCACGACGACGGCGCACCGATCAAGGATTGCCGCAACGCGATGGACAAGCTGTTCGACTTGCTCGACGGTGAACTCACCGACTCGCGCGAGCGCGAACTCCGCCGGCACATCACGTCCTGCCCCGATTGCTTCACGCACCACGACTTCGAGCAGCGCTTTCTCGCGGCGTTGCACGCCGCCAAGTCCGCCAGCTGCGCACCGGGGTCGCTGCGCGACAAGCTGATGAACGCGCTGCGCGCCGAAGGCCTGACGCGTTGA
- a CDS encoding MogA/MoaB family molybdenum cofactor biosynthesis protein, with the protein MTPASPDSSQAPAGTAAHRSEAAGLGALRCAVLTVSDSRTAATDESGPLARRLLEHAGHEITLHDLLPNDEPRVRALVQDWLARGDLHAIVITGGTGLGSKDRTIEAVTPLFEKEIPGFGELFRLLSYQEQIGTTAILSRAAAGSAKGAVIVSLPGSSKAVELGLSRVLIPELRHLLREIGK; encoded by the coding sequence GTGACGCCCGCTTCGCCCGATTCTTCCCAGGCGCCGGCGGGTACCGCCGCACATCGCAGCGAGGCCGCAGGCCTGGGCGCCCTGCGCTGCGCCGTGCTCACCGTCAGCGATTCCCGTACGGCAGCCACCGATGAGTCCGGCCCCCTGGCCCGCCGCCTCCTTGAGCACGCCGGCCACGAGATCACCCTCCACGACCTGCTCCCCAACGATGAACCCCGCGTGCGTGCGTTGGTGCAGGACTGGCTCGCCCGCGGCGACCTCCACGCCATCGTCATCACCGGCGGTACCGGCCTCGGCAGCAAGGACCGCACGATCGAGGCGGTCACGCCGCTGTTCGAGAAGGAGATTCCCGGCTTCGGTGAGCTGTTCCGGCTCCTGAGCTACCAGGAGCAGATTGGTACCACGGCGATCCTGAGCCGGGCTGCGGCCGGCAGCGCCAAGGGCGCGGTGATCGTGTCGCTGCCGGGGTCAAGCAAGGCCGTTGAGCTCGGGCTGAGTCGAGTGTTGATTCCGGAACTGCGGCATTTGTTGCGGGAGATCGGCAAGTAG
- the xth gene encoding exodeoxyribonuclease III, translating to MKIYSWNVNGLRAVIRKGDFQKFIAKHKPDILCLQETKAEQGQAEVDLPQYEEYWNSASTKGYSGTAIFSRVKPLSVSFGFSKAIAKQYRLVDGEGRDSNDEGRVVTAEFAKFYVVSVYTPNAKDDLSRLPLREKAWDPAFLAHCKALEKKKPVIFCGDLNVAHTELDLANPKPNVGNKGFTDEERAGFQAFVDAGFVDSFRLFTQGNGHYSWWSQRANCRARNIGWRIDYVMVSTALAKQVKAAQIHTDVMGSDHCPVSVTLK from the coding sequence ATGAAAATCTACTCGTGGAACGTGAACGGGCTGCGGGCCGTCATCCGCAAGGGTGATTTCCAGAAGTTCATCGCCAAGCACAAGCCGGACATCCTCTGCCTGCAGGAGACCAAGGCCGAGCAGGGCCAGGCGGAGGTGGACCTGCCGCAGTACGAGGAGTACTGGAACTCGGCGTCCACCAAGGGCTATTCGGGCACGGCGATCTTCTCGCGCGTGAAGCCGCTGTCGGTCAGCTTCGGCTTTTCCAAGGCAATCGCCAAGCAGTACCGGCTGGTGGACGGCGAGGGCCGCGACAGCAACGACGAAGGTCGCGTCGTCACGGCGGAGTTCGCGAAGTTCTACGTGGTGAGCGTGTACACGCCCAACGCCAAGGATGACCTCAGCCGGTTGCCGCTGCGCGAGAAGGCTTGGGACCCGGCCTTCCTCGCGCACTGCAAGGCGCTGGAGAAGAAGAAGCCGGTGATCTTCTGCGGCGACCTTAACGTCGCGCACACCGAGCTCGACCTCGCCAATCCCAAGCCGAACGTGGGCAACAAGGGCTTCACCGATGAGGAGCGCGCCGGCTTCCAGGCCTTCGTCGACGCGGGCTTCGTGGACAGCTTCCGCCTCTTCACGCAGGGCAACGGCCACTATTCGTGGTGGAGTCAGCGCGCCAACTGCCGTGCGCGGAACATCGGTTGGCGGATCGATTACGTGATGGTGTCCACGGCGCTGGCCAAGCAGGTGAAGGCGGCGCAGATCCACACGGACGTGATGGGCAGCGATCACTGTCCGGTGAGCGTCACGCTCAAGTAG
- a CDS encoding OsmC family protein → MAEGTQGKPPTKTVITWTGDQQFDAGRASGGPTIHMDGRGVAGPSPVDTLMIALAGCTGVDVTEILAKRRTPVESLRIEVTGERANGVPSRVVAVDIAYYIKGAGVERVHAERAIELAITKYCSVRDTLDPNLPIRWTLELQS, encoded by the coding sequence ATGGCTGAAGGGACGCAGGGCAAGCCGCCGACGAAGACGGTCATCACCTGGACGGGCGATCAGCAGTTTGACGCTGGCCGTGCAAGCGGCGGCCCGACGATCCATATGGACGGGCGCGGCGTCGCCGGACCGAGCCCAGTGGACACCCTGATGATCGCGTTGGCCGGCTGCACGGGCGTGGACGTCACCGAGATCCTCGCCAAGCGGCGGACCCCGGTGGAATCGCTGCGCATCGAGGTCACCGGCGAGCGCGCCAACGGCGTACCGTCGCGCGTGGTGGCGGTGGATATCGCCTACTACATCAAGGGCGCGGGTGTCGAGCGCGTGCACGCGGAGCGGGCGATCGAGCTAGCGATCACCAAGTACTGCTCGGTGCGCGACACGTTGGATCCGAACCTGCCGATTCGCTGGACGCTGGAGCTCCAGAGCTGA
- a CDS encoding amidohydrolase family protein translates to MRRLALLAALLLAAPLSAQLPQELIAITRANVVDGVSDTRLRNVTIVLRGGRIESIRVNGPVPAGARVLDAADRWVAPGMIDVHTHIRTVADARRALHSGVTTVRSASVPNYQDVALRDIARAGHLVLPDMVATGVFVTPQLGETILADARLGPLAGGVQTPEQLRLVVQVNAARGVDWIKTRGTERAGLPDTDPRQQTYTEAQLRVIVEEASKANLPVMAHAHGDEGAYAAVRAGVKSIEHGTYLSDSTLRLMKDRNVWLVPTLSTVVDLTTPGGDYSDPVLELRGQHMQPRLEDVIRRAHALGVRIAAGADTDYGRESTTRIAHEVMRFTALGLSPKDALATATSGAAELLGSGNRIGRIAEGYEADLIILEHDPLSDPGTLRDPLLVITNGRIALDRLRMGLGN, encoded by the coding sequence ATGCGCAGACTTGCCTTGCTCGCCGCCCTGCTGCTTGCCGCGCCGCTTTCCGCGCAGTTGCCGCAGGAACTCATCGCCATCACGCGCGCCAACGTCGTGGACGGCGTCTCGGATACGCGACTGCGCAACGTGACCATCGTACTGCGCGGCGGGCGCATCGAGAGCATCCGCGTGAATGGGCCGGTGCCCGCTGGCGCGCGCGTGCTCGACGCCGCCGACCGATGGGTGGCGCCGGGGATGATCGACGTGCACACGCACATCCGCACGGTGGCCGATGCGCGGCGTGCGCTGCACAGCGGCGTGACGACGGTGCGCTCCGCCAGCGTGCCGAACTACCAGGACGTTGCGCTGCGCGACATCGCGCGGGCGGGGCACCTGGTGCTGCCGGATATGGTCGCGACGGGCGTGTTCGTGACGCCCCAGCTCGGCGAGACGATCCTCGCAGACGCGCGGCTTGGCCCCTTGGCCGGCGGCGTGCAGACGCCGGAACAACTGCGGCTCGTCGTGCAGGTGAACGCCGCGCGAGGCGTAGACTGGATCAAGACGCGTGGCACCGAGCGCGCCGGCCTGCCCGACACCGATCCGCGCCAGCAGACCTACACCGAGGCGCAGTTGCGCGTGATCGTCGAGGAGGCAAGCAAGGCCAACCTCCCGGTGATGGCGCACGCGCACGGCGACGAAGGCGCCTACGCGGCGGTGCGCGCGGGCGTGAAGAGCATCGAGCACGGCACTTACCTCTCGGACTCCACGCTGCGCCTGATGAAGGATCGCAACGTCTGGCTGGTGCCGACGCTTTCCACCGTGGTGGACCTCACCACGCCCGGCGGCGACTACTCGGACCCGGTACTGGAACTGCGCGGCCAGCATATGCAGCCGCGCTTGGAGGACGTGATTCGCCGCGCCCACGCACTGGGCGTGCGCATCGCCGCCGGGGCCGACACCGACTACGGCCGCGAGAGCACGACGCGTATTGCGCACGAGGTGATGCGCTTCACGGCACTCGGGCTGTCGCCGAAGGATGCGCTGGCGACGGCGACCAGCGGCGCCGCCGAGTTGCTCGGGAGTGGAAATCGCATCGGACGGATTGCTGAGGGATACGAGGCGGATCTCATCATTCTCGAGCACGACCCCCTGAGCGATCCGGGGACGCTGCGGGATCCGCTGTTGGTGATCACGAATGGGCGCATCGCGCTCGACCGGCTCCGGATGGGGCTGGGCAACTGA
- a CDS encoding tRNA-binding protein, whose protein sequence is MATPEQFAELDLRVGTVLAAEPFLEARKPSLKLTIDFGPGLGLRRSSAQLTERYSPESLVGRQVIAAVNLGERRIAGFKSEVLVLGAMPSPTDVVLLQVDQPVENGTRIG, encoded by the coding sequence GTGGCCACCCCTGAACAGTTCGCCGAGCTGGATCTGCGCGTGGGAACGGTGCTCGCAGCGGAGCCGTTCCTTGAGGCACGCAAGCCGTCGCTCAAGCTAACCATCGACTTTGGGCCGGGGCTGGGGCTGCGGCGCTCGTCGGCGCAGCTCACCGAACGTTACTCGCCTGAGTCGCTGGTCGGACGGCAGGTGATCGCTGCCGTGAACCTCGGAGAGAGGCGCATCGCCGGCTTCAAGAGCGAAGTGCTGGTGCTCGGTGCGATGCCCTCGCCCACCGACGTCGTGCTGCTCCAAGTGGACCAGCCGGTGGAAAACGGAACCCGAATCGGATGA